In Amyelois transitella isolate CPQ chromosome 28, ilAmyTran1.1, whole genome shotgun sequence, the following are encoded in one genomic region:
- the LOC106140797 gene encoding uncharacterized protein LOC106140797, producing the protein MKMSGFKNLRDICNDFEADLRQVSNELYSAKLGETFEDGITKKLQDLSLFTSKLRLLRAKPIAASPQIAEQEKTNDTTIASYEETAVSQVLECQVVKFLAQTHAVRSLITTQDRILDPELVDRKERIIEAMDNYKTQECRLRQLSSLLRERQDRLAVVQKQWESELGDMRQRRGAAKGDGEAASPVDRKLSTIVERLEIMCWLLGRLVTARAGGYDWLADPHGRLAALKLARQVNTVANFIE; encoded by the exons ATGAAAATGTCaggttttaaaaatctaagGGATATATGCAATGATTTCGAAGCAGATTTGCGTCAAGTTTCCAATGAACTTTATTCCGCAAAACTCGGAGAAACTTTCGAAGATGGAATTACGAAGAAATTGCAAGATCTGTCGCTTTTTACATCTAAACTGAGACTTTTGCGAGCGAAACCTATTGCTG CGTCACCTCAAATCGCGGAGCAAGAGAAAACAAATGACACCACAATAGCGAGTTATGAAGAGACAGCTGTATCCCAAGTGTTGGAATGCCAAGTAGTAAAGTTTTTGGCTCAAACACATGCGGTTAGGAGTTTAATAACCACACAAGATAGGATCTTAGACCCTGAACTGGTTGACAGGAAAGA AAGAATAATAGAAGCTATGGACAACTACAAAACCCAAGAGTGCAGGCTCCGTCAACTGTCCTCTCTACTCAGGGAGCGACAAGACCGACTGGCTGTGGTTCAGAAGCAGTGGGAGAGTGAGCTCGGAGACATGAGGCAGCGCAGGGGGGCTGCCAAGGGAGACGGAGAGGCGGCGTCACCAGTGGACAG aaAACTAAGCACGATAGTGGAGAGGCTGGAGATAATGTGTTGGCTGCTGGGCCGCCTGGTGACGGCGCGCGCCGGCGGCTATGACTGGCTAGCCGACCCGCACGGGCGGCTCGCGGCCTTGAAATTAGCTAGACAAGTCAACACAGTGgctaattttattgaataa
- the LOC106140798 gene encoding L-dopachrome tautomerase yellow-f2-like isoform X1, whose amino-acid sequence MKTSLLVFCGLLGLSFRPVQPQAIDRRVGRLREVFAWKQLTYNIDGVLYQQDQFEEPSGVAVDNTRDRVKRQSGNLFFNNNDAETERNWNQQSSTNRNRSRGNRPSGRPLTNRPTTSTSTNRPDNVGGSTTTISPRDENGRFFVQYNNVPMGVERVGDRLFITVPRRRYGIPSTLNYVDLNRESNTLSPALQPYPSLQASRSLTSVYRTRADRCGRLWMVDTGMLEIPNNRQQIQRPAIVIFDLNTNQQILRYSFKDTDIPAENTPTGLASITVDITDNDCDSAYAYIPELTTFGLIVFSLADRDSWRLSHNFFSFNPTAGNLNIGGQRFQWSDGVFSITLAASSGDCKAAYFHPLISTNEFSVSTCVLKNRTASQDSNFWSQFSVLGDRGENSQCTMHDYHAGTRVVFFAEIGRDALSCWYAGNPLSAPNIAILAQDSQRLSYPSDLHVTGDEIWVMSNSLPRFGYSRLDVNEYNFHVYRANIQELISGTACEGFRTTANRDMA is encoded by the exons ATGAAGACTTCGCTACTAGTCTTTTGTGGTCTGTTAGGACTATCTTTCAGACCAGTACAGCCTCAGGCCATAGACCGCAGGGTAGGGAGATTGAGAGAAGTCTTTGCATGGAAGCAACTGACGTACAATATTGACGGAGTTTTAT atcaACAAGACCAATTTGAGGAGCCTTCAGGTGTGGCCGTGGACAACACACGGGACAGGGTCAAGAGGCAGTCAGGCAATCTGTTCTTTAACAACAACGATGCTGAGACTGAGAGAAATTGGAACCAAC AATCTTCCACTAACAGGAACAGGTCTAGGGGTAACAGGCCGTCAGGAAGACCTTTGACTAACA GACCGACTACATCAACATCAACTAACAGACCTGATAACGTCGGCGGGTCCACTACCACGATCAGCCCGAGAG ATGAAAATGGCCGCTTCtttgtacaatacaataacgTACCGATGGGAGTCGAACGAGTGGGCGACAGGCTGTTTATCACCGTGCCGAGGAGGCGTTATG GAATTCCATCCACACTGAACTACGTAGACCTGAATCGGGAATCGAACACGTTGTCTCCCGCTCTGCAGCCGTACCCGTCGCTCCAGGCGTCCAGGAGTTTGACCTCAGTGTACAGGACCCGGGCAGACCGCTGCGGGCGACTCTGGATGGTCGATACGGGAATGCTGGAGATACcca ACAACCGCCAACAAATCCAACGTCCCGCCATCGTCATCTTCGACCTGAACACCAACCAACAAATCCTGAGATACAGCTTCAAGGATACAGATATACCAGCTGAGAACACGCCCACAG GTCTAGCGTCAATAACGGTGGATATAACTGACAACGACTGTGACAGCGCATACGCATACATCCCTGAACTCACCACATTCGGTCTGATCGTGTTCTCCCTCGCCGACAGGGACAGCTGGAGACTGTCCCACAATTTCTTCTCTTTCAACCCCACAGCCGGGAACTTGAATATTGGAG GACAAAGATTCCAATGGAGCGACGGCGTCTTCAGCATCACCCTGGCGGCTTCATCTGGCGACTGCAAAGCCGCGTACTTCCATCCCTTAATCAGCACCAACGAATTCTCCGTGTCCACCTGTGTCCTGAAGAACAGAACCGCTAGCCAGGATTCGAATTTCTGGAGCCAATTCTCA gtattaGGCGACCGAGGGGAAAACAGTCAATGTACGATGCACGATTACCACGCTGGCACTCGCGTGGTTTTCTTTGCCGAAATTGGCAGAGACGCTCTGTCATGTTGGTACGCGGGCAACCCGCTCAGTGCTCCCAACATTGCGATATTGGCGCAGGACAGTCAGAGGCTTAGCTATCCGTCAG ATCTCCACGTGACTGGAGATGAGATATGGGTAATGTCAAACTCTTTGCCAAGATTTGGATATTCACGGCTGGACGTCAACGAATATAACTTCCATGTTTACAG ggCGAATATCCAGGAATTAATATCGGGAACCGCCTGCGAGGGATTCAGGACTACCGCCAACAGAGATATGGCATGA
- the LOC106140798 gene encoding L-dopachrome tautomerase yellow-f2-like isoform X2, with the protein MKTSLLVFCGLLGLSFRPVQPQAIDRRVGRLREVFAWKQLTYNIDGVLYQQDQFEEPSGVAVDNTRDRVKRQSGNLFFNNNDAETERNWNQRPTTSTSTNRPDNVGGSTTTISPRDENGRFFVQYNNVPMGVERVGDRLFITVPRRRYGIPSTLNYVDLNRESNTLSPALQPYPSLQASRSLTSVYRTRADRCGRLWMVDTGMLEIPNNRQQIQRPAIVIFDLNTNQQILRYSFKDTDIPAENTPTGLASITVDITDNDCDSAYAYIPELTTFGLIVFSLADRDSWRLSHNFFSFNPTAGNLNIGGQRFQWSDGVFSITLAASSGDCKAAYFHPLISTNEFSVSTCVLKNRTASQDSNFWSQFSVLGDRGENSQCTMHDYHAGTRVVFFAEIGRDALSCWYAGNPLSAPNIAILAQDSQRLSYPSDLHVTGDEIWVMSNSLPRFGYSRLDVNEYNFHVYRANIQELISGTACEGFRTTANRDMA; encoded by the exons ATGAAGACTTCGCTACTAGTCTTTTGTGGTCTGTTAGGACTATCTTTCAGACCAGTACAGCCTCAGGCCATAGACCGCAGGGTAGGGAGATTGAGAGAAGTCTTTGCATGGAAGCAACTGACGTACAATATTGACGGAGTTTTAT atcaACAAGACCAATTTGAGGAGCCTTCAGGTGTGGCCGTGGACAACACACGGGACAGGGTCAAGAGGCAGTCAGGCAATCTGTTCTTTAACAACAACGATGCTGAGACTGAGAGAAATTGGAACCAAC GACCGACTACATCAACATCAACTAACAGACCTGATAACGTCGGCGGGTCCACTACCACGATCAGCCCGAGAG ATGAAAATGGCCGCTTCtttgtacaatacaataacgTACCGATGGGAGTCGAACGAGTGGGCGACAGGCTGTTTATCACCGTGCCGAGGAGGCGTTATG GAATTCCATCCACACTGAACTACGTAGACCTGAATCGGGAATCGAACACGTTGTCTCCCGCTCTGCAGCCGTACCCGTCGCTCCAGGCGTCCAGGAGTTTGACCTCAGTGTACAGGACCCGGGCAGACCGCTGCGGGCGACTCTGGATGGTCGATACGGGAATGCTGGAGATACcca ACAACCGCCAACAAATCCAACGTCCCGCCATCGTCATCTTCGACCTGAACACCAACCAACAAATCCTGAGATACAGCTTCAAGGATACAGATATACCAGCTGAGAACACGCCCACAG GTCTAGCGTCAATAACGGTGGATATAACTGACAACGACTGTGACAGCGCATACGCATACATCCCTGAACTCACCACATTCGGTCTGATCGTGTTCTCCCTCGCCGACAGGGACAGCTGGAGACTGTCCCACAATTTCTTCTCTTTCAACCCCACAGCCGGGAACTTGAATATTGGAG GACAAAGATTCCAATGGAGCGACGGCGTCTTCAGCATCACCCTGGCGGCTTCATCTGGCGACTGCAAAGCCGCGTACTTCCATCCCTTAATCAGCACCAACGAATTCTCCGTGTCCACCTGTGTCCTGAAGAACAGAACCGCTAGCCAGGATTCGAATTTCTGGAGCCAATTCTCA gtattaGGCGACCGAGGGGAAAACAGTCAATGTACGATGCACGATTACCACGCTGGCACTCGCGTGGTTTTCTTTGCCGAAATTGGCAGAGACGCTCTGTCATGTTGGTACGCGGGCAACCCGCTCAGTGCTCCCAACATTGCGATATTGGCGCAGGACAGTCAGAGGCTTAGCTATCCGTCAG ATCTCCACGTGACTGGAGATGAGATATGGGTAATGTCAAACTCTTTGCCAAGATTTGGATATTCACGGCTGGACGTCAACGAATATAACTTCCATGTTTACAG ggCGAATATCCAGGAATTAATATCGGGAACCGCCTGCGAGGGATTCAGGACTACCGCCAACAGAGATATGGCATGA